The Hemibagrus wyckioides isolate EC202008001 linkage group LG10, SWU_Hwy_1.0, whole genome shotgun sequence genome includes a window with the following:
- the LOC131360863 gene encoding histone-lysine N-methyltransferase PRDM9-like, which translates to MEVGLCSVRETPHTPAAHHLQLSEDVHTEDFLTSAEGTATITVDHQDFLKNPLKQEVSEDDGFPYEGTSNSVSCVTPSDPLDEGFQMQQPKKEEPEDDEYLYCEDCRSFFINKCEVHGPALFIPDTPVPLGVPDRARQTLPPGLVVQESSIPDAGLGVFNMGETVPVGVHFGPYQGDVVDCEEAMNSGYSWVIYREEQCEQYIDGRREMHANWMRFVNCSCDNEQKNLVAFQYHGGIFFRCCRPIRPGQELLVWYTKEYAKNLSIAFGYIWKKKCSANEIDIESNQWIYTQDKPHQCLQCGKRFTERGTLDKHYRIHTGEKPYHCSDCGKSFTQQSTLQRHQRIHTGEKPYLCSHCGDKFSNQSNLQRHQRVHTGEKPFHCSLCGKNFTQRSTLQRHQRIHTGEKPYQCPHCVERFTHQSLLQSHQRLHTGEKPFHCPLCGKSFTERGALKKHQRIHTGEKPYHCPECGKNFTEKSALKKHQRIHTGEKPYYCSQCGRSFTFSSSFSTHKCTHSELAACNV; encoded by the exons ATGGAGGTTGGCTTGTGCTCTGTGagagaaactccacacactcctgctgctcATCACTTACAG CTTTCTGAAGATGTGCACACTGAGGATTTTCTCACTTCTGCTGAAGGAACAGCCACCATCACTGTGGACCATCAGGATTTCCTGAAAAATCCTCTAAAACAGGAAGTGTCTGAAGATGATGGCTTTCCAT ATGAAGGAACATCAAACTCTGTGAGCTGTGTTACTCCTAGTGATCCGCTGGATGAAGGATTCCAGATGCAGCAACCAAAAAAAGAGGAACCCGAAGATGATGAATACCTCT ACTGTGAGGACTGCAGATCGTTCTTCATCAACAAATGTGAGGTTCATGGTCCAGCTCTCTTCATCCCTGATACCCCTGTTCCCCTGGGAGTCCCTGACCGAGCCAGGCAGACACTGCCACCTGGTCTGGTGGTTCAGGAGTCCAGTATTCCTGATGCAGGACTGGGAGTGTTTAATATGGGAGAGACTGTTCCAGTTGGTGTGCACTTTGGGCCTTATCAGGGAGATGTAGTAGACTGTGAGGAAGCTATGAACAGTGGCTACTCCTGGGTG ATCTACAGGGAGGAGCAGTGTGAACAGTACATCGATGGCAGGAGAGAGATGCATGCTAACTGGATGAG GTTCGTGAATTGTTCGTGTGATAATGAGCAGAAGAACCTTGTGGCGTTTCAGTACCATGGTGGGATTTTCTTCCGTTGCTGTCGACCCATTAGACCAGGACAGGAGCTCTTGGTGTGGTACACAAAGGAGTACGCCAAAAATCTCAGCATTGCATTCGGCTACATCTGGAAGAAAAAGTGCTCTGCAAATG AAATAGATATTGAATCAAACCAGTGGATCTACACACAAGATAAACCGCATCAGTGCTTACAGTGTGGTAAGAGATTTACTGAGAGAGGTACTCTGGACAAACACTATCGTATCCACACTGGGGAGAAGCCATATCACTGCTCAGACTGTGGAAAGAGTTTTACACAGCAGAGTACTCTCCAACGACATCAGCGCATCCATACTGGAGAGAAACCGTATTTATGCTCGCACTGTGGAGACAAATTTTCTAACCAGAGTAATCTCCAAAGACACCAACGTGTCCACACCGGAGAGAAACCGTTTCATTGCTCACTGTGTGGAAAGAATTTTACACAACGGAGTACTCTCCAAcgacaccagcgcattcacactgGGGAGAAACCGTATCAGTGTCCTCATTGTGTGGAGAGGTTTACTCACCAGAGCCTCCTCCAGTCACACCAACGCCTTCACACTGGAGAAAAGCCATTTCACTGTCCATTGTGTGGAAAGAGTTTTACTGAGAGAGGTGCTCTCAAGAAACACcaacgcattcacacaggagagaagccatatcatTGTCCAGAGTGTGGGAAGAATTTTACTGAgaaaagtgctttaaaaaagcaccagcgcattcacacaggagagaaaccgTATTACTGCTCACAGTGTGGACGGAGCTTCACTTTCTCAAGTTCTTTTAGTacacacaagtgcacacacTCAGAGCTGGCAGCTTGCAAcgtttag
- the hykk.2 gene encoding hydroxylysine kinase yields MSIKKASKPSLSDAQVTEITARLFGLTVSSIHPLPSYDDQNFHLVCVDAGDFVLKVMNSTDSENMKLLELQTYSMNLVQQNGLPAQTALRTVTGEMMSLEEIDCGYGLQKYLVRLLTYLPGTPMAKINCTPQLLYETGKTAAMLDNILLRMEHESLSALHRENFIWSLSCVPLIDDYLSVMDGDPMQLVIRGVINHYRNQVVPKLPSFRKCINHGDLNDHNILVERDGPSRYKISGILDFSDMSSGYFIFELAIAIMYMMIESRNPLEVGGPVIAGFESVFPLNSDERDALYTLVLSRFCQSLVYSRSAVLQQPENEMYLMITARNGFRLLKLLWEKGKEEVEKVWFEGAAHISMLNGDNNSLI; encoded by the exons ATGTCAATAAAGAAAGCATCCAAGCCAAGCCTGAGCGATGCCCAGGTGACAGAAATCACTGCACGTCTTTTTGGGTTGACTGTATCCTCCATACATCCTCTGCCCAGTTATGATGATCAGAACTTCCATTtggtgtgtgtggacgctggTGACTTCGTGCTGAAGGTCATGAACTCTACAGACAGCGAGAACATGAAACTACTGGAGTTGCAGACATACAGCATGAACCTCGTGCAACAGAATGGACTTCCTGCTCAGACGGCTCTGCGCACTGTCACAGGGGAGATGATGAGTCTGGAAGAGATTG ATTGTGGATATGGCCTTCAAAAATATCTGGTGCGTTTGTTGACATACCTGCCTGGAACCCCAATGGCCAAAATCAACTGTACACCACAGCTGCTGTATGAAACTGGGAAAACGGCTGCCATGCTCGATAACATTTTACTGAGG atgGAGCATGAGAGCCTCAGTGCTCTTCACAGGGAGAATTTCATCTGGAGTTTGTCCTGCGTTCCGCTGATAGATGATTACCTCTCTGTGATGGACGGAGATCCAATGCAGCTCGTCATTAGAGGAGTTATTAATCATTACCGAAACCAAGTAGTACCAAAACTCCCCTCATTCCGCAAGT GTATAAATCATGGAGATTTGAATGATCACAACATCCTCGTAGAGCGGGACGGACCATCTCGCTACAAGATCAGCGGCATTCTGGACTTCAGTGATATGAGCAGCGGTTATTTCATTTTCGAGCTGGCGATTGCCATCATGTACATGATGATAGAGAGCAGGAATCCGCTGGAGGTTGGGGGTCCAGTGATTGCAGGGTTTGAGAGTGTTTTTCCTCTGAACTCTGATGAACGAGATGCTTTGTATACTCTGGTGCTGAGTCGGTTCTGTCAGTCGCTGGTTTATAGCCGTTCTGCAGTTCTCCAGCAGCCAGAAAACGAAATGTACCTGATGATCACAGCAAGAAACGGATTTAGACTCCTCAAGCTTCTGTGGGAAAAAGGGAAAGAGGAAGTTGAGAAAGTGTGGTTTGAAGGTGCTGCGCATATCTCAATGCTAAATGGTGATAATAACTCTTTAATCTAA
- the nmur1a gene encoding neuromedin-U receptor 1 produces the protein MSKPNCSSAVLSCDQTFLCNSTFPLNLTETEMEDYCLSLEDYLEKYLGPRRSPVFLPVCITYLLIFSVGAVGNTLTCAVITRHPVMRTPTNFYLFSLAVSDLLVLILGMPLELYELWSNYPFLLGKSGCYFKTFLFETVCFASVLNVTALSVERYIAVVHPLRAKCVVTRAHAKRVIICVWFASVICALPNASLHGIYTLPKPRGHGEGHELSSATCTLVKPRWIYNLIIQISTFIFFILPMMTISTLYLLIGIQLKREKMLQAKAECENNVHRNASVRTRQLQTRRQQVTKMLFVLVVMFGICWAPFHTDRLMWSFMDEFSGVEMFQVFEYVHIFSGVFFYLSSAVNPVLYNLMSTRFREMFKDVMCVHKRASSQRKYSLSMTRATIRSVLSDVANGNATTDGDFEFYECHENETTCD, from the exons ATGTCCAAACCAAACTGTTCATCTGCAGTACTGAGCTGTGATCAGACGTTTCTTTGCAACTCCACCTTCCCGTTAAACCTGACTGAAACGGAGATGGAAGATTACTGCTTGAGTCTGGAGGATTACCTGGAGAAGTACCTGGGTCCTCGGCGCTCCCCTGTCTTCTTACCtgtgtgcatcacttacctgcTGATCTTCAGCGTGGGAGCTGTGGGGAACACTCTCACCTGTGCTGTGATCACACGCCACCCAGTCATGCGCACACCCACCAATTTCTACTTGTTCAGCCTGGCCGTATCTGACCTGCTGGTGCTCATCCTTGGCATGCCGCTGGAGCTGTATGAATTGTGGAGTAACTACCCCTTCCTGCTCGGGAAGAGCGGCTGCTACTTCAAAACCTTCCTGTTTGAGACGGTGTGTTTCGCTTCTGTGTTGAACGTGACGGCACTCAGTGTGGAGCGCTACATTGCAGTTGTGCACCCGCTAAGGGCGAAATGTGTGGTGACACGTGCCCATGCCAAGCGTGTGATCATCTGTGTTTGGTTTGCATCTGTGATTTGTGCACTGCCCAATGCGAGCCTTCATGGAATCTACACACTGCCAAAACCACGCGGGCATGGAGAGGGGCATGAGCTGAGCTCAGCTACATGCACACTGGTTAAGCCACGCTGGATATATAACCTAATAATCCAGATCAGCAcattcatcttcttcatcttgcCCATGATGACCATCAGCACACTCTACCTGCTCATCGGCATCCAGCTGAAGAGGGAGAAGATGCTGCAGGCTAAAGCTGAGTGTGAGAACAACGTCCACAGAAATGCCAGCGTGCGTACGCGACAACTACAAACACGAAGACAACAGGTCACCAAGATGCTGT tcgtgttggtggtgatgttcGGGATCTGTTGGGCGCCGTTCCACACAGATCGCCTCATGTGGAGTTTCATGGACGAGTTCTCCGGTGTGGAGATGTTTCAGGTGTTTGAGTATGTCCACATCTTCTCGGGCGTGTTCTTCTACCTCAGCTCGGCCGTGAACCCCGTGCTGTACAACCTCATGTCCACTCGATTCCGTGAGATGTTCAAGGACGTGATGTGTGTTCACAAACGTGCCTCTTCCCAAAGGAAGTACTCTCTGAGCATGACACGAGCCACTATACGCAGTGTCCTGAGTGATGTGGCTAATGGCAATGCCACCACTGACGGAGATTTTGAGTTTTATGAGTGTCATGAAAACGAGACCACATGTGATTG